In Altererythrobacter rubellus, the following are encoded in one genomic region:
- a CDS encoding cobalamin B12-binding domain-containing protein, with translation MENDLSDNSPANDPRPANGSNSDPDQIRSINGLIQSEIIPRLLVVHSAGSKRSEFFEGRRAKQAEIKRFAPLALEREADDLHSEVDKLRQAGVSTESILVDVLPESARLLGKLWEEDQCDFVDVTLGLWTLRGVLRECAMTISKQFDSLDAHHSALFSPFPDERHNFGSLVVEEIFANAGWQTEVLLEPQRHELIHILAERPFDLVGLTVSCDCLTASISDLITAIRSVSKNSNVRVIIGGPLINADPSLALRAGADGTAEDARSALALAERIVAGSLPVTSPVP, from the coding sequence ATGGAAAACGACTTAAGCGATAACAGCCCGGCGAATGACCCTCGCCCGGCCAACGGAAGCAATTCTGATCCGGATCAGATAAGATCCATTAACGGATTGATTCAAAGTGAAATTATCCCCCGTCTACTGGTCGTTCATTCTGCTGGAAGCAAGCGCTCGGAATTCTTCGAAGGCCGGCGGGCGAAGCAAGCGGAGATCAAGCGATTCGCTCCACTTGCTCTTGAACGCGAAGCAGACGATCTGCACAGCGAAGTAGACAAGCTGCGCCAAGCCGGGGTCAGCACCGAGTCGATCCTTGTGGATGTCTTGCCAGAATCTGCACGACTGCTCGGCAAGCTCTGGGAAGAAGATCAATGCGACTTTGTAGATGTCACCCTTGGACTTTGGACACTCCGAGGGGTCTTGCGCGAATGTGCAATGACCATCAGCAAACAGTTTGATTCGCTGGATGCGCATCATAGCGCGCTATTCTCTCCGTTCCCGGACGAACGACACAATTTCGGTTCACTGGTTGTCGAAGAGATTTTTGCCAATGCAGGTTGGCAAACAGAAGTTTTGCTTGAGCCGCAACGGCACGAGCTCATTCATATTTTAGCTGAACGTCCATTCGACTTGGTCGGATTGACCGTCAGCTGCGATTGCCTTACCGCTTCGATCTCAGATCTGATTACTGCAATTCGAAGCGTGTCCAAAAATTCCAACGTGCGTGTCATCATTGGTGGACCACTGATTAATGCTGATCCTTCCCTAGCGCTGAGGGCAGGAGCAGATGGGACTGCTGAAGATGCACGTTCAGCCTTGGCACTGGCGGAGAGAATTGTAGCAGGATCATTGCCTGTCACTTCACCCGTGCCGTAA
- a CDS encoding BCD family MFS transporter translates to MTWLPFADAASIDLPLSRLLRLSLFQVSVGMATVLLNGTLNRVMIVELSVPTWLVALLIALPLLIAPLRVLMGHKSDTHRSAIGWKRVPYIWIGTTLQFGGLSIMPFALLLLSRPENFTLGITASIAAFLLTGAGIHMTQTAGLALATDMAEPDKRPRAVALLYVMLLIGMMFAALVMGAMLRDFTPTRLVQVIQSAAMLTAILNLIALWKQEGRSPAVISKETPRPPFKQMWREYLDRPDTGRLLLAIGLGTAGFSMQDALLEPFGGEILGMSVGATTSLTGAWAFGALVGFALAARALGKGRNPLRMAGFGAVAGISAFAMVLFAAPLDAPALIYTGALTIGLGVGLFSVGTLVASMALAKDGGAGLALGAWGAVQASCAGLGIAAGGLIRDFTTAYVMADGLGETLAVRSTGYGTVYVLEILLLLGTLIVLGPLVGRGRSEELLGQSGPFGLQEFPT, encoded by the coding sequence ATGACCTGGCTGCCCTTTGCGGATGCTGCGAGTATTGACTTGCCATTGTCACGTCTATTGCGGCTGTCACTGTTCCAGGTCAGTGTCGGTATGGCGACAGTGCTGCTCAACGGCACACTCAACCGCGTCATGATCGTCGAGCTGAGCGTTCCGACATGGCTGGTCGCGTTGCTTATCGCGCTGCCGCTGCTGATTGCACCACTGCGTGTGCTGATGGGTCACAAGTCAGATACTCACCGTTCGGCGATCGGATGGAAACGTGTGCCCTATATCTGGATTGGGACCACACTGCAGTTTGGCGGGCTGTCGATCATGCCCTTCGCGCTTCTGCTCTTGAGCCGTCCAGAGAATTTTACGCTCGGCATTACCGCGAGCATCGCAGCTTTCCTGCTGACAGGGGCAGGTATTCATATGACGCAAACGGCGGGCCTGGCGCTGGCAACCGATATGGCAGAGCCGGACAAGCGGCCCCGCGCAGTCGCGCTGCTTTATGTGATGCTGCTAATCGGCATGATGTTCGCAGCGCTTGTGATGGGTGCCATGCTGCGTGACTTTACTCCCACGCGATTGGTTCAGGTCATCCAAAGCGCGGCCATGTTGACGGCGATACTCAATCTGATTGCGCTGTGGAAGCAAGAGGGACGCAGCCCAGCGGTTATCTCCAAGGAAACTCCGCGACCACCGTTCAAGCAGATGTGGCGCGAGTATCTTGATCGTCCGGATACGGGCCGTCTTCTGCTTGCGATCGGGCTGGGTACCGCTGGCTTCTCGATGCAGGATGCACTGCTTGAACCCTTTGGCGGCGAGATTCTCGGCATGTCAGTGGGTGCAACCACCAGCCTGACCGGCGCGTGGGCATTTGGAGCATTGGTTGGCTTCGCGCTGGCGGCCCGTGCCCTTGGTAAGGGCCGCAACCCGCTTCGTATGGCCGGTTTCGGTGCAGTCGCCGGAATTTCCGCCTTTGCGATGGTCTTGTTTGCAGCGCCTCTGGATGCGCCTGCGCTCATTTACACCGGTGCATTGACCATAGGATTGGGTGTTGGCCTGTTTTCGGTCGGCACTCTGGTTGCCTCGATGGCGCTTGCAAAAGATGGCGGCGCTGGCTTGGCATTGGGGGCCTGGGGCGCTGTCCAGGCCAGTTGTGCGGGCTTGGGCATCGCTGCGGGCGGCCTGATCCGTGATTTTACCACAGCGTATGTGATGGCAGACGGACTGGGCGAAACACTTGCGGTTCGCTCGACCGGCTACGGCACCGTCTACGTTCTCGAAATTCTCCTCCTGCTGGGCACACTAATCGTGCTTGGTCCTTTGGTCGGGCGCGGCCGTTCGGAGGAGCTTCTGGGCCAATCGGGCCCGTTCGGACTGCAAGAGTTTCCGACATGA
- a CDS encoding ferredoxin:protochlorophyllide reductase (ATP-dependent) subunit N translates to MSGLAPAGLDRADYAPILRERGQREVFCGLTGIIWLHRKMQDAFFLVVGSRTCAHLLQSAAGVMIFAEPRFATAIIEERDLAGMADCHEELERVVERLLARRPEIKTLFLVGSCPSEVIKLDLAKAAEKLGARHAGEVRILNYSGSGIETTFTQGEDACLASLVPEMPASVPDAALELLLVGSLPDIVEDQFLRLFAELGIARVGVLPARRSGELPPVGINTRFLLAQPFLGETGLALERRGAVHLPALFPFGAEGTTAWLKAAAEVFGVDEMHFNRVIAPGRERSKRALAPMRERLDGKRIFFMPDSQLEVPLARFLANECGMEPLEVGTPYLHRAHLADELIALPETARLSEGQDVDKQLDRVRAEKPDLTVCGLGLANPLESEGLTTKWAIELVFSPIHGFEQAGDLAELFARPLRRRDVLEV, encoded by the coding sequence GTGAGCGGCCTCGCGCCTGCGGGGCTTGATCGTGCGGATTACGCGCCGATCCTACGTGAACGCGGCCAGCGCGAGGTTTTTTGCGGGCTCACAGGAATTATCTGGCTTCACCGCAAAATGCAGGATGCGTTCTTCCTTGTCGTGGGCTCACGCACCTGTGCGCATTTGCTACAATCGGCTGCGGGCGTGATGATCTTTGCTGAGCCGCGCTTTGCGACAGCGATTATCGAAGAACGCGATCTGGCGGGCATGGCGGATTGCCATGAAGAGCTGGAGCGCGTGGTAGAACGGCTGCTCGCGCGTCGCCCTGAGATCAAGACGCTGTTCCTAGTCGGCTCGTGCCCGTCCGAAGTGATCAAGCTTGACCTAGCTAAGGCAGCCGAGAAGCTTGGTGCACGCCATGCGGGGGAGGTTCGCATCCTCAATTATTCCGGCAGCGGTATCGAAACGACATTCACGCAAGGCGAAGACGCGTGCCTCGCTTCGCTGGTGCCGGAAATGCCTGCCTCGGTTCCTGATGCGGCCCTCGAACTGCTGCTGGTTGGATCGCTGCCAGATATCGTCGAGGACCAGTTCCTACGTCTTTTTGCAGAGCTCGGCATCGCGCGGGTCGGTGTGCTGCCAGCGCGCAGGTCTGGTGAGCTACCGCCGGTTGGTATAAACACACGCTTTCTGCTGGCGCAGCCTTTCCTGGGAGAAACCGGTTTGGCCTTGGAGCGCCGCGGTGCGGTGCATCTGCCGGCGCTATTCCCTTTTGGCGCCGAAGGCACGACCGCCTGGCTCAAGGCAGCGGCCGAAGTGTTCGGCGTGGACGAAATGCATTTTAACCGTGTGATCGCGCCGGGCCGTGAACGCTCCAAGCGGGCGCTCGCGCCGATGCGCGAAAGGCTCGACGGAAAGCGCATCTTCTTCATGCCCGATTCTCAGCTAGAAGTGCCACTGGCACGTTTCCTTGCAAATGAATGCGGGATGGAGCCGCTTGAAGTTGGCACACCGTACCTCCACCGGGCACATCTGGCAGATGAGCTGATCGCATTGCCTGAAACCGCCCGGCTGAGCGAGGGCCAAGACGTCGATAAGCAGCTCGACCGTGTACGTGCCGAGAAGCCTGATCTTACTGTATGCGGGTTAGGCCTTGCCAACCCGCTTGAGAGCGAAGGCCTGACCACTAAATGGGCGATCGAACTCGTTTTCTCGCCGATTCACGGTTTTGAACAGGCCGGCGATCTTGCTGAACTCTTTGCGCGCCCGCTCCGGCGGCGCGATGTGCTGGAGGTTTAG
- a CDS encoding magnesium chelatase subunit H: MHGRGHPPVRVAIVTLDNHLKGAVDRAGAELAADNVLLSLHAASDWEREDGAYKRTLDAIEHADIIIATMLFLDDHIRMVLPALEARRDNCDAMLGLMSAGEVVKLTRMGGYDMNKPAKGMLAMLKKLRGSKKAGASSGAGQMKMLRRLPMILRFIPGTAQDVRAYFLTLQYWLAGSDENVVAMVRCLIDRYASGDRLTRRGMTPADAPVEYPEVGVYHPHTRQRISESLRLLPRKQGKHGTVGLLLLRSYLLGRDTGHYDAAIEALQNAGMKVVPVFASGLDARAAIEKFFVDRDGCPSVDAIVNLTGFSLVGGPAYNDADAAVETLSELDIPYIAAHALEFQSVEEWRGRHQGLLPLEATMMVAIPELDGAILPSIYGGRSGKGTDVCEGCERKCQLPDNNGLRAMQGCPERAEALAAKVVKLIALRKSKRAQRKLAMVLFNFPPNAGATGTAAFLAVFESLHATLKRLGDEGYSVEVPETVEALREAILKGNSERFGSDANVAARIATDDYVRSEPHLAEIEAQWGPAPGRQQSDGTGIHVLGAHFGNVFVGVQPAFGYEGDPVRLLFDGTFTPTHAFNAFYRWLREDYGAHAVLHFGTHGALEFMPGKQSGMSGECWPERLIGDLPNFYLYAANNPSEGILAKRRSGATLVSYLTPPLAQAGLYKGLSELKASHDRWRTMEEGEERKQLTALLTEQATDLGFENIALEDLAQQLYELENALIPNGLHVLGKKPIDAERADWQAAFVEFDPEADTEQLSARIDACDELGGLIHALDAGYVAPAPGGDILVNPEVLPTGRNIHGFDPFRIPSRFACEQGAAQAEELLSRHSEAGEAFPESLAMVLWGTDNLKSEGVQVAQALRLIGARPRLDGYGKLAGAELIPLEELGRPRIDVVMTLSGIFRDLLPLQTRMLAEGALLASQADEPLEMNFVRKHSLAHQSTHQCDFETASLRVFSNAEGAYGANVNQLVDGGVWTDPDELANAFETQKGFAYGVKGTPVQQRELLRSALAEVEFSYQNLESVEVGITDLDQYFDGLGGINRSIARARGKEAPIYIVDSTQGRTKVRTLAEQIGHETQTRTLNPKWFEGMLKHGYEGVRSIEGHVTNTMGWSATTGQVEPWVYQKISETFVLDREMRERLSKLNPKSSARVANRLIEACERHLWEPDEATLEALREANNDLEDRLEGVIAE; this comes from the coding sequence ATGCACGGTAGAGGCCACCCTCCTGTGCGCGTCGCGATTGTGACGCTGGACAACCACTTGAAAGGGGCGGTAGATCGCGCCGGTGCTGAGCTGGCGGCAGACAATGTCTTGCTAAGCTTGCATGCAGCATCCGATTGGGAGCGCGAGGACGGCGCTTACAAACGTACGCTCGATGCGATCGAGCACGCGGACATCATCATTGCGACCATGTTGTTTCTGGATGATCATATCCGCATGGTTCTGCCTGCGCTGGAGGCGCGGCGCGACAATTGCGATGCGATGCTGGGCCTGATGTCAGCCGGCGAAGTGGTCAAACTCACTCGCATGGGCGGCTATGACATGAACAAGCCCGCCAAGGGCATGCTTGCCATGCTGAAAAAGCTGCGCGGTTCGAAAAAGGCGGGTGCAAGCTCTGGCGCGGGGCAAATGAAGATGCTGCGCCGACTCCCTATGATCCTGCGCTTCATCCCAGGCACCGCGCAAGACGTGCGTGCCTATTTCCTGACGTTGCAGTATTGGCTTGCCGGGTCAGATGAGAACGTCGTTGCGATGGTGCGCTGCCTGATCGACCGCTACGCTTCAGGCGACCGGCTGACGCGGCGCGGCATGACGCCAGCGGATGCGCCGGTCGAATACCCTGAAGTCGGGGTTTACCACCCGCACACACGACAGCGCATTTCGGAAAGCCTGCGCTTGCTACCGCGCAAACAGGGCAAACATGGTACAGTCGGGCTGCTGCTGCTGCGTTCGTACCTTCTTGGCCGCGACACCGGGCATTACGACGCAGCTATTGAAGCTCTCCAAAATGCCGGAATGAAAGTTGTTCCGGTCTTCGCGAGCGGGCTCGACGCACGAGCAGCGATCGAGAAATTTTTTGTCGACCGTGACGGATGCCCATCTGTCGATGCCATCGTGAATCTGACCGGGTTTTCGCTCGTCGGAGGGCCGGCTTACAATGATGCTGATGCCGCGGTCGAAACACTTTCCGAGCTCGATATCCCTTACATAGCCGCCCATGCGCTCGAGTTTCAGAGTGTCGAAGAATGGCGCGGCCGGCACCAAGGCTTGTTGCCGCTCGAAGCGACGATGATGGTCGCGATTCCAGAACTGGACGGAGCGATCTTGCCGAGCATCTACGGCGGCCGCTCGGGCAAGGGGACAGACGTCTGCGAAGGTTGCGAGCGCAAGTGCCAACTGCCGGACAATAACGGCCTTCGCGCCATGCAGGGCTGCCCCGAGCGCGCAGAAGCTTTGGCGGCCAAAGTTGTCAAATTGATAGCGTTGCGCAAGTCAAAGCGCGCACAGCGCAAACTTGCCATGGTGCTGTTCAACTTCCCGCCAAATGCAGGCGCAACCGGCACTGCCGCGTTCCTAGCGGTGTTTGAATCGCTGCATGCAACGTTGAAACGGCTCGGTGATGAGGGGTACTCGGTAGAGGTGCCTGAGACTGTCGAGGCCTTGCGCGAAGCGATCCTCAAGGGAAATTCGGAACGGTTTGGCAGCGATGCCAATGTTGCAGCGCGCATCGCGACTGACGATTATGTGCGCAGCGAACCGCATTTGGCAGAGATCGAAGCGCAATGGGGACCCGCGCCTGGTCGCCAGCAATCGGACGGGACCGGCATCCATGTGCTTGGCGCACATTTCGGCAATGTGTTTGTTGGAGTGCAACCCGCGTTTGGTTATGAAGGCGATCCTGTACGGTTGCTGTTCGACGGAACATTCACGCCGACTCACGCCTTCAATGCTTTTTATCGCTGGCTGCGCGAAGATTATGGCGCGCATGCAGTGCTTCATTTCGGTACACACGGAGCGCTGGAATTCATGCCGGGTAAGCAATCAGGCATGTCTGGCGAATGCTGGCCTGAGCGGTTGATAGGCGATCTGCCGAATTTTTATCTCTATGCTGCCAACAATCCTTCCGAAGGTATTCTGGCCAAGCGACGCTCTGGCGCGACTTTGGTTAGCTATCTCACCCCTCCACTTGCGCAGGCGGGGCTGTACAAAGGGCTGAGCGAGCTCAAAGCGAGCCATGACCGCTGGCGCACGATGGAAGAAGGTGAAGAGCGGAAGCAGCTCACAGCCTTGCTGACAGAGCAAGCGACGGATCTTGGATTTGAGAATATTGCGCTAGAAGACCTCGCCCAACAGCTCTATGAGCTTGAAAATGCACTTATTCCCAATGGCTTGCATGTGCTGGGCAAGAAACCAATCGATGCCGAGCGAGCCGACTGGCAAGCCGCGTTCGTCGAATTTGATCCTGAAGCTGACACAGAACAACTAAGCGCGCGTATTGACGCTTGTGACGAATTGGGCGGACTCATCCACGCTCTCGACGCAGGTTACGTTGCGCCTGCGCCCGGCGGCGATATCCTCGTCAACCCCGAGGTATTGCCGACCGGGCGCAACATACACGGATTTGACCCTTTCCGCATCCCCAGCCGCTTTGCGTGCGAGCAGGGTGCAGCGCAGGCAGAAGAATTGCTCTCACGGCACAGCGAAGCGGGCGAAGCTTTCCCGGAGAGCTTGGCAATGGTTCTTTGGGGCACGGACAATTTGAAGAGCGAGGGCGTGCAAGTCGCGCAAGCGCTGCGACTGATCGGTGCCCGGCCGCGGCTGGATGGCTATGGCAAGCTGGCCGGAGCTGAGCTGATCCCGCTGGAAGAACTTGGTCGCCCGCGCATCGATGTGGTGATGACGTTGTCGGGCATCTTCCGCGATCTGCTGCCGCTGCAAACGCGTATGCTGGCTGAAGGTGCGTTGTTGGCCTCGCAGGCGGATGAGCCGCTGGAAATGAACTTTGTGCGTAAGCACAGCCTAGCCCACCAAAGCACCCATCAATGCGATTTCGAGACAGCTAGCTTGCGGGTCTTCTCCAATGCCGAAGGTGCATATGGTGCGAATGTAAATCAGTTGGTCGATGGCGGCGTCTGGACCGATCCGGACGAGTTGGCGAATGCTTTCGAGACGCAAAAGGGCTTTGCCTACGGGGTAAAGGGCACGCCGGTGCAGCAGCGCGAACTCTTGCGCAGCGCTCTTGCGGAAGTGGAATTTTCGTATCAAAATCTAGAAAGCGTCGAAGTCGGCATCACTGACCTGGATCAGTATTTCGATGGGCTTGGCGGGATCAACCGATCGATCGCCCGCGCGCGCGGCAAGGAAGCGCCGATTTATATCGTCGATTCGACGCAAGGCCGCACCAAGGTGCGCACACTCGCCGAACAGATCGGCCATGAAACACAGACTCGTACGCTTAACCCCAAATGGTTCGAAGGTATGCTCAAGCATGGCTACGAAGGCGTGCGTAGTATCGAAGGCCATGTGACCAACACGATGGGTTGGTCTGCCACCACGGGCCAGGTCGAACCTTGGGTCTACCAGAAGATCAGTGAGACTTTCGTGCTCGACAGGGAGATGCGCGAGCGTCTCTCGAAGCTGAACCCCAAAAGCTCTGCAAGAGTTGCGAACCGGCTGATCGAAGCCTGCGAGCGACATCTGTGGGAGCCTGACGAAGCAACGCTCGAGGCGTTGCGCGAAGCCAATAACGACCTCGAGGATCGTCTCGAAGGCGTGATTGCGGAATGA
- the bchM gene encoding magnesium protoporphyrin IX methyltransferase: protein MATHAPTNYDAQREKLAEYFDRTARKAWIDLTSDAKVSGIRATVRAGRERMRDTLLGWLPQDLRRTRILDAGCGTGALSVAAACRGAEVTGVDVASGLVDIARERTPSFIGHGRIDWHAGDMLNPAFGEFDHIVLMDSLIHYLAGDIVSTLAQLSKRCHGSIVFTFAPHTAALGAMHKIGKIFPRSDRSPAIIPVAESDLRQRLASLSGWQIGRTQRISSGFYTSQAMELVKL, encoded by the coding sequence ATGGCAACGCATGCTCCCACTAACTACGACGCGCAGCGCGAGAAGCTGGCTGAGTATTTCGATCGTACTGCGCGCAAGGCGTGGATCGATCTGACCAGTGATGCAAAGGTTAGCGGTATCCGCGCGACTGTGCGCGCTGGGCGCGAGCGGATGCGTGATACTCTCCTTGGCTGGCTGCCTCAAGATCTGCGCAGGACGCGAATTCTTGACGCCGGCTGCGGGACAGGTGCTCTGAGCGTCGCTGCCGCATGTCGCGGCGCTGAAGTCACCGGAGTCGATGTTGCTTCAGGCCTTGTCGACATTGCCCGCGAACGTACGCCCAGCTTTATAGGGCACGGCCGAATTGATTGGCATGCGGGCGATATGCTGAATCCAGCTTTTGGCGAATTCGATCATATCGTCTTGATGGACTCGCTGATCCACTACCTAGCGGGAGATATTGTTTCGACACTTGCGCAGCTTTCCAAGCGGTGTCACGGGTCTATTGTTTTCACCTTTGCGCCGCATACAGCTGCGCTTGGCGCGATGCACAAGATCGGCAAGATTTTCCCGCGCTCGGACCGTTCGCCAGCTATCATTCCAGTTGCCGAAAGTGATCTGCGCCAGCGGCTCGCTAGCCTTTCTGGTTGGCAGATTGGACGGACGCAGCGGATTTCGAGCGGCTTTTACACTTCGCAAGCGATGGAACTGGTGAAGCTCTGA
- the bchB gene encoding ferredoxin:protochlorophyllide reductase (ATP-dependent) subunit B: MQLAVWTYEGPPHVGAMRVATAMTGMHYLLHAPQGDTYADLLFTMIERRGKRPPVTYTTFQARDLGKDTAELFQQAARDALERYKPQALMVGASCTAELIQDDPAGLADAMRLDCPVIPLELPSYQRKENWGAAESFYQIVRKLADPEVSAGPTEGRCAKVNLLGPTALGFRHRDDVAEVRKLLDQLGCEVNLVAPLGASPQDITRIGAADFNIVLYPEIGDEAARWLEREFGQKAVRTVPIGVGATRDFIREVAELAGVDPEPALADTNSRMPWWSRSVDSTYLTGKRVFIFGDATHVVAAARVASEELGFEICGLGCYNREFARDVRAAAAKYGIEPLISDDHLEVEEAISAASPELVLGTQMERHIAKRLGLACAVISAPVHVQDFPARHSPQMGFEGANVIFDTWVHPLVMGLEEHLLTMFREDFEFSDEAGPSHHAAHASKAHVETSAPEETPIAANEAQWTEEAERELKKIPFFVRGKARRNTEAFAVEQGRAAIDLETLYDAKAHYAR; the protein is encoded by the coding sequence ATGCAGCTGGCTGTCTGGACATATGAAGGTCCGCCGCATGTCGGCGCAATGCGCGTGGCGACAGCGATGACTGGCATGCATTACCTGTTGCATGCGCCGCAGGGTGACACCTATGCCGATCTTCTGTTTACGATGATCGAACGGCGCGGCAAGCGCCCACCGGTCACTTATACAACCTTCCAGGCGCGCGACTTGGGCAAGGATACAGCCGAACTGTTCCAGCAGGCTGCGCGCGATGCATTGGAACGGTACAAGCCGCAAGCGCTGATGGTCGGTGCCTCATGCACGGCAGAACTAATTCAGGACGATCCGGCAGGTCTTGCCGATGCCATGCGGCTTGATTGCCCGGTGATCCCGCTCGAGCTTCCAAGTTATCAGCGCAAGGAAAACTGGGGGGCGGCAGAAAGCTTCTACCAGATTGTCCGCAAGTTGGCTGATCCGGAGGTATCCGCAGGGCCAACCGAAGGGCGCTGTGCCAAAGTAAACCTGCTCGGTCCGACCGCGCTAGGCTTCCGTCATCGCGACGACGTGGCGGAGGTTCGCAAGCTGCTTGATCAACTGGGATGCGAAGTAAACCTTGTCGCTCCGCTCGGCGCGTCGCCGCAAGACATTACCCGCATTGGTGCGGCAGACTTCAACATCGTGCTGTACCCTGAGATTGGGGATGAAGCCGCGCGCTGGCTGGAGCGGGAGTTCGGCCAGAAGGCCGTGCGAACTGTTCCAATCGGTGTCGGCGCAACGCGCGATTTTATCCGCGAAGTGGCAGAGCTTGCCGGGGTTGATCCGGAGCCTGCGCTGGCAGACACAAACTCGCGTATGCCGTGGTGGAGCCGCTCTGTCGACTCGACCTATCTCACTGGCAAGCGCGTCTTCATTTTTGGCGATGCGACGCACGTTGTGGCGGCTGCTCGCGTTGCAAGCGAGGAACTGGGCTTCGAAATCTGCGGACTTGGCTGCTATAATCGCGAATTCGCGCGCGATGTGCGCGCAGCTGCCGCAAAATACGGCATCGAACCGCTAATCTCGGACGATCACTTGGAGGTCGAGGAGGCCATTTCTGCCGCTTCCCCCGAGCTGGTGCTTGGCACGCAGATGGAGCGCCATATTGCCAAGCGGCTGGGGCTCGCTTGTGCTGTGATCAGCGCGCCGGTGCATGTGCAGGATTTCCCCGCACGTCATAGCCCACAAATGGGTTTCGAGGGTGCAAATGTGATCTTTGACACGTGGGTTCATCCGTTGGTGATGGGCCTGGAAGAGCATTTGCTGACCATGTTCCGCGAAGACTTCGAATTTTCCGATGAAGCTGGTCCATCGCATCATGCCGCGCACGCATCAAAAGCGCACGTTGAGACCTCAGCGCCCGAGGAAACGCCGATCGCCGCCAATGAAGCGCAATGGACGGAAGAAGCCGAGCGCGAACTCAAGAAGATTCCATTTTTCGTGCGTGGAAAGGCCCGCCGGAACACAGAAGCATTCGCCGTTGAACAGGGGCGCGCGGCGATCGACCTCGAAACGCTCTATGACGCGAAGGCGCATTATGCACGGTAG
- the bchL gene encoding ferredoxin:protochlorophyllide reductase (ATP-dependent) iron-sulfur ATP-binding protein: MNLLDPKSRFTPPDGEGSMQVQLDPRDEIKGAKVFAVYGKGGIGKSTTSSNLSAAFSKLGHRVLQIGCDPKHDSTFTLTKKLMPTVIDVLETVEFHAEELRPEDYMFEGYNGVMCVEAGGPPAGTGCGGYVVGQTVKLLKQHHLLEDTDVVIFDVLGDVVCGGFAAPLQHAERALVVAANDFDSIFAMNRIAAAIKAKSKNYEVRLAGVIANRSRETDEIDRFAAATGLERLAHFRDVDAIRRSRLKKCTLFEMDEAEEGVLEAQAEYLRLARMLWDGVEPLEANPMKDREIFDFLGFE; encoded by the coding sequence ATGAACCTGCTAGACCCCAAATCACGCTTTACCCCGCCGGATGGCGAAGGATCAATGCAGGTCCAACTCGACCCGCGAGACGAAATCAAGGGCGCGAAGGTATTTGCGGTCTATGGCAAGGGGGGGATCGGCAAATCGACTACTTCGTCCAACCTTTCAGCCGCTTTTTCAAAGCTCGGTCACCGTGTGCTGCAGATCGGCTGTGATCCCAAGCATGACAGCACATTCACGCTCACGAAGAAGCTCATGCCGACTGTGATCGATGTTCTGGAAACGGTCGAATTCCATGCAGAGGAGTTGAGGCCGGAAGACTATATGTTCGAAGGTTACAACGGTGTGATGTGTGTTGAAGCGGGCGGGCCGCCAGCTGGTACGGGCTGCGGCGGCTACGTTGTGGGGCAGACCGTGAAATTGCTGAAGCAGCACCACTTGCTTGAAGATACCGATGTGGTGATCTTCGATGTACTGGGCGACGTGGTCTGCGGCGGTTTTGCAGCGCCATTGCAACACGCCGAGCGGGCGCTGGTTGTCGCTGCCAACGATTTCGACAGCATTTTCGCGATGAACCGCATCGCCGCTGCCATCAAAGCGAAGTCCAAGAATTACGAAGTGCGGCTGGCAGGCGTTATTGCCAATCGCTCGCGTGAGACTGATGAGATTGACCGGTTCGCGGCAGCCACAGGGCTCGAGCGTCTAGCGCACTTTCGCGATGTTGATGCGATCCGTCGTTCCCGTCTCAAAAAATGCACGCTGTTCGAAATGGATGAGGCGGAGGAAGGCGTTCTGGAAGCGCAGGCCGAATACTTGCGGCTCGCGAGGATGCTGTGGGACGGCGTTGAACCGCTGGAAGCCAATCCGATGAAGGATCGCGAAATCTTTGACTTTCTGGGGTTTGAGTGA
- the bchF gene encoding 2-vinyl bacteriochlorophyllide hydratase yields the protein MALYTPEERRRRDESGWTLVQGILAPIQFLVFLLSLVLVARTLLTGDGAYAADMSIVAKTLILYTIMVTGSIWEKVVFGKWLFAEPFFWEDVFSMLVLALHTAYLVMLFGGIGGLQERMLVALVAYAAYVINAGQFLLKLRAARLQASETLAVTG from the coding sequence TTGGCGCTCTACACACCAGAAGAGCGCCGGCGGCGGGACGAATCTGGCTGGACTCTGGTTCAGGGAATACTCGCACCGATCCAGTTCCTTGTTTTTCTTCTCAGTCTTGTATTGGTCGCGCGCACGCTTTTGACAGGCGACGGCGCATATGCGGCAGACATGTCAATCGTTGCTAAAACCCTGATTCTCTACACCATCATGGTGACAGGCTCGATCTGGGAGAAAGTCGTGTTTGGCAAATGGCTGTTTGCCGAGCCGTTCTTCTGGGAGGATGTGTTCTCAATGCTCGTGCTCGCGCTGCACACGGCTTATCTCGTGATGCTGTTCGGAGGGATCGGGGGCTTGCAGGAGCGGATGCTGGTCGCGCTTGTAGCTTATGCAGCCTACGTCATCAATGCCGGTCAATTCCTGCTGAAGCTGCGCGCGGCCCGCTTACAAGCGAGTGAGACTTTGGCGGTGACCGGGTGA